A part of Paenibacillus donghaensis genomic DNA contains:
- a CDS encoding PQ-loop domain-containing transporter yields the protein MWFSAMQLVGGIILSVGWIPQIMQILRTRSVADLSLKSYLLMLLGIGLMEVYAIHLSLSGVGLAFLITNSLSLSVVSVVVVLMLRFRSR from the coding sequence ATGTGGTTTTCGGCAATGCAACTGGTTGGAGGGATTATTCTGTCCGTAGGATGGATTCCACAGATTATGCAGATTCTCAGAACCAGATCCGTAGCTGATTTAAGCTTGAAATCCTATTTGCTGATGCTGCTGGGGATCGGTCTGATGGAGGTTTATGCGATCCATCTTTCGCTGAGCGGGGTTGGCCTTGCTTTTCTGATCACCAACAGCCTGTCGCTCAGTGTGGTATCCGTGGTGGTGGTGCTGATGCTGCGGTTTCGATCAAGGTGA